A region from the Penaeus monodon isolate SGIC_2016 chromosome 17, NSTDA_Pmon_1, whole genome shotgun sequence genome encodes:
- the LOC119583199 gene encoding uncharacterized protein LOC119583199, with amino-acid sequence KSSARRCNCPNGLKRPDGVCISVVEIAQAPDPQPPPPAAHHEGAGADFETIPSSTAAPRSPTAAQGGFAGPIAICVLIVVSFSILIITTAYNFRVRNRRLDEVRSILNSRSTTSIAARDGRRASIGSLRDAPPSYHTLQPPSYEQATLDAGSLSSTSPQQPRAHSTLRRPSYRTSMEGAAISIPELDPRTRVSFDAVAAASASAPTGSSFAEFSNLPYIDDAASPRRY; translated from the coding sequence AAGTCCTCCGCCCGCAGGTGCAATTGCCCCAACGGCCTGAAGCGTCCGGACGGTGTATGCATCTCGGTGGTGGAGATCGCCCAGGCCCCCGACCCGCAGCCGCCCCCTCCCGCCGCCCACCACGAGGGCGCCGGGGCGGACTTCGAGACCATTCCCTCCTCGACCGCCGCGCCTCGTTCTCCGACGGCGGCGCAGGGCGGCTTCGCGGGGCCCATCGCCATCTGCGTCCTGATCGTCGTGTCCTTCAGCATCCTCATCATCACGACGGCTTACAACTTTCGCGTGAGGAACCGCCGTCTGGACGAAGTGCGGAGCATCCTCAATTCGCGCTCCACGACCTCCATCGCCGCCAGGGACGGCCGGCGAGCTTCCATAGGGAGTCTGAGGGACGCGCCCCCCTCCTACCACACCCTGCAGCCCCCGTCCTACGAGCAGGCCACTCTAGACGCCGGGAGCCTCTCCTCGACGTCCCCGCAGCAGCCGCGGGCTCACAGCACGCTGCGACGACCCAGCTACAGAACGAGCATGGAAGGCGCCGCGATCTCGATCCCCGAGCTGGATCCCAGGACGAGGGTCTCCTTCGACGCCGTCGCCGCAGCTTCCGCCTCTGCTCCTACGGGGTCCTCCTTCGCCGAGTTCAGCAATCTTCCCTACATTGACGACGCTGCGTCTCCAAGGCGGTACTGA